A single Salmo trutta chromosome 14, fSalTru1.1, whole genome shotgun sequence DNA region contains:
- the LOC115207962 gene encoding tubulin alpha chain-like — MRECISIHVGQAGVQIGNACWELYCLEHGIQPDGQMPSDKTIGGGDDSFNTFFSETGAGKHVPRAVFVDLEPTVIDEVRTGTYRQLFHPEQLITGKEDAANNYARGHYTIGKEIIDLVLDRTRKLADQCTGLQGFLVFHSFGGGTGSGFTSLLMERLSVDYGKKSKLEFSIYPAPQVSTAVVEPYNAILTTHTTLEHSDCAFMVDNEAIYDICRRNLDIERPTYTNLNRLISQIVSSITASLRFDGALNVDLTEFQTNLVPYPRIHFPLATYAPVISAERAYHEQLSVSEITNACFEPCNQMVKCDPRHGKYMACCLLYRGDVVPKDVNAAIATIKTKRSIQFVDWCPTGFKVGINYQPPTVVPGGDLAKVQRAVCMLSNTTAIAEAWARLDHKFDLMYAKRAFVHWYVGEGMEEGEFSEAREDMAALEKDYEEVGVDSIEGEGEEEGEEY; from the exons CGTGAGTGTATCTCCATCCATGTGGGTCAGGCTGGTGTCCAGATTGGCAATGCCTGCTGGGAGCTCTATTGTCTGGAGCATGGGATCCAGCCAGATGGTCAGATGCCCAGTGACAAGACCATTGGAGGAGGAGACGACTCCTTCAACACCTTCTTCAGTGAGACTGGAGCTGGCAAGCATGTCCCCAGGGCTGTTTTTGTGGATCTGGAGCCCACTGTCATTG ATGAGGTACGAACTGGAACTTACCGCCAGCTCTTCCATCCTGAGCAGCTGATCACTGGGAAGGAGGATGCAGCCAACAACTACGCCCGTGGGCATTACACCATCGGCAAAGAGATCATAGACTTGGTTTTGGACAGGACTCGCAAACTG gctgACCAGTGCACTGGCCTCCAGGGCTTCCTGGTCTTCCACAGCTTTGGAGGTGGCACCGGTTCTGGTTTCACCTCCCTGTTGATGGAACGCCTGTCTGTTGACTATGGCAAGAAGTCAAAGCTTGAGTTCTCCATCTACCCAGCTCCCCAGGTGTCCACAGCTGTTGTTGAGCCCTACAACGCCATCCTGACCACCCACACCACCCTGGAGCACTCTGACTGTGCTTTCATGGTAGACAATGAGGCCATATATGACATCTGCCGTAGGAACCTCGATATCGAGCGTCCCACCTACACTAATCTTAACCGGTTGATCAGCCAGATTGTGTCCTCCATCACTGCTTCCCTCCGATTCGATGGTGCCCTCAATGTTgatctgacagagttccagaccaACTTGGTGCCCTATCCCCGTATCCACTTCCCCCTGGCCACCTATGCCCCAGTGATCTCAGCAGAGAGGGCTTACCATGAGCAGCTCTCTGTGTCTGAGATCACCAATGCTTGCTTTGAGCCATGTAATCAGATGGTGAAATGTGACCCACGTCACGGCAAGTACATGGCCTGCTGTCTGCTGTACCGTGGGGACGTTGTGCCCAAAGACGTTAACGCTGCCATTGCCACCATCAAAACAAAACGCTCCATCCAGTTTGTAGACTGGTGCCCAACTGGTTTCAAGGTTGGTATCAACTACCAGCCCCCAACTGTGGTACCTGGTGGAGATCTGGCCAAGGTTCAGAGGGCAGTGTGCATGCTTAGCAACACCACTGCTATTGCAGAGGCCTGGGCCCGCCTTGACCACAAGTTTGACCTGATGTATGCCAAGCGTGCTTTCGTGCACTGGTACGTAGGTGAGggtatggaggagggagagttCTCTGAGGCCAGGGAAGACATGGCTGCCCTGGAGAAAGATTATGAGGAGGTGGGTGTCGACTCcattgagggagagggagaggaggagggagaggagtattAA